A stretch of DNA from Variovorax paradoxus:
CCGTCGGCCACGATGGCCGTGGCCTGCGCGAGCTGCAGCATGGTGAAGTTGTTGTAGCCCTGGCCGATGCCCAGCGAGATGGTCTCGCCCGCGTACCATTTTTTCTGCTCGGGCCGCTTGTAGGCGTTGCGCTTCCACTCGGTGCTCGGCAGCACGCCGCGCAGCTCGCCGCCCAGGTCGATGCCGGTGATCTGGCCGAAGCCCAGGGGCTTCATGAAGTCGTGGATGAGGTCCACGCCCATCTCGTTGGCCAGCGAGTAGTAGTAGATGTTGCTCGACACCTGGATCGAGCGGCGCATGTCGACGCCGCCCAGGTTGCCTTCGGGACTGCCGAAGCGGTGGCCGCCGAAGTTGAAGTAGCCGGGGTCGTTCACCACCACGCTCGCGCCGCGCTTGCCGGTCTGCAGTGCCGCCAGCGCCATGAAGGGCTTGTAGGTCGAGCCCGGCGGGTAGGTGCCGCGCAGCGCGCGGTTGAGCAGCGGCTTGTCGAGCGACTCGCTGAGCTCTTTCCAGCTCTCGGTGTCGATGCCTTCCACGAACAGGTTCGGATCGAAGGTGGGCTTGCTCACGAAGGCCAGCACCTCGCCGGTCTTGGGGTCGATGGCCACCAGCGCGCCGCGGCGCTCGCCGAACATGTCTTCCACCAGCTTCTGCAGCTTGATGTCCAGCGACAGCATGACGGTGTTGCCCGGCGTGGCCGGATGGCTTGCGAGCCGGCGCACGGCGCGCCCGCCGGCCGAGGTTTCCATCTGCTCGACGCCGGTCTGCCCGTGCAGCATTTTTTCGTAGCTCTGCTCGATGCCGAGCTTGCCGATGTAGTCGGTGCCCTTGTAGTTGGCCTGGTCTTCTTCTTCCCAGTCTTCCATCGCGGTTTTTTCGCGCTGGTTGATGCGGCCGATGTAGCCGAGCACGTGAGAGCCCGTCTCGCCGTTCGGGTAGTTGCGGAACAGGCGCGCCTTGATCTCCACGCCCGGGAAGCGGTAGCGCTGGGCCGCGAAGCGCGCCACTTCTTCGTCGCTCAGGCGGGTG
This window harbors:
- the mrdA gene encoding penicillin-binding protein 2 produces the protein MTEIRNVAADLARFKRRVIVIGLAVLFAFGLLGSRLVYLQVVRHDDLAEQAESNRTAVVPVVPNRGLILDRNGIVLASNYSAYTLEITPSKVGDVEETINSLTSVLEVSPRDRRRFKRLREDSRSFDSIPIRTRLSDEEVARFAAQRYRFPGVEIKARLFRNYPNGETGSHVLGYIGRINQREKTAMEDWEEEDQANYKGTDYIGKLGIEQSYEKMLHGQTGVEQMETSAGGRAVRRLASHPATPGNTVMLSLDIKLQKLVEDMFGERRGALVAIDPKTGEVLAFVSKPTFDPNLFVEGIDTESWKELSESLDKPLLNRALRGTYPPGSTYKPFMALAALQTGKRGASVVVNDPGYFNFGGHRFGSPEGNLGGVDMRRSIQVSSNIYYYSLANEMGVDLIHDFMKPLGFGQITGIDLGGELRGVLPSTEWKRNAYKRPEQKKWYAGETISLGIGQGYNNFTMLQLAQATAIVADGGMKRRPHLALAMRNTVSGQVVPLPQPPAENLGFAAANIAVIREGLTSVVTSGTARSVFAGAGYQAAGKTGTAQAVTQAKNTRYNARALEEHQRDHALFMAYAPASNPKIALAVIVENAGWGAGSAAPIARRVFDYWLMDQYPSEADMAAVRIGRAGAPMGKPRVASEVVWPVAGAASPVPTGAASAAATP